AATCAACCGCTGGCTCAGCAGCCATGGGGGCAGTCGGCTCCGGAAAAGGTGCGACTTGTAGTTGCAGACGGGCTTCGTAGGCCTGCTCAAGCTCCAGGGTGCGCTGGGTCAGCTCATCCTGGTAGTGCTCGATCTTCTCAGCTAGCTTTTGCTCGTACTCGACTCTGAGACTGTCCTCTAGCTCTCGGCGCAAATTGAGTTCTAGCTCTGCGGTGGAGGGGGCTAGATCAGCGGGCACTGAGTCACCGGATTGGGCCATCTGAAGCCGAGCCTCGTACTCTTGCTCCAATTGGGCCAGGCGTTGGGCTATGTCATCTTCGTATTCGGCTAGACGCTGGTCGTACTCAGCCTGAAGCCGAGCTTCGATCTCAGCGGTGTCAGGGGTACTCACGCTGGCTACAGCTGTCGGCTCTGGCACTAAGGCACCCAGGGAGAGCGCGCCAGGGGCCTGGGTCTGGCGAGTCTGCTCTTGGTCTTGGTAGTGGGCGATCGCCTCTGCCAGCCGCTGGTCATAGTCTTGCTGGGCCTGCGATCGCGCCTCCACCAGCTTGTCTTGTAGGTGCTGTTCGTAGGCTTGCTGAATCTTGGTAGCCGCTTCTTTGAGGCGGGTCTCGTACTGTTTGCGAATGCGCTGTTCAGTGGTGCTATCGGCATCGACGGAGGCACCGCCCATCACGCTCTGGCGGGTGCGGTACTCAGACTCTAGCTGGCCACGGCGCTCCTCAAACTGATCCTGATACTGCTCCATTTTCTCAGCAAGCTGAGCTTCGTAATCTTTTTGCAGCTGCTGAGTGGCGTTGCGTAGCCGCTGCTCGTGGGCTTTTTCTAACTCTTCTTGGCGCTTTTGGCTCTGCTGCAAGGCCTCGGTCAACTCATTTACCTGACTCTGGCGCAGGTAATACCCCACGATGATCGCCAGCAGCAGGCCGATTAAAGCAGCAACGATGAGCCCTTGCGTAAGTTGAGGCATGGTGTATCTTCCCCTGTAGAGTTCAAAGACGAGCCGTAGAGTATCCACGCCTGAGGGGCAGAAAACCAGCCGCCACCCCGCCTTTGCAGCCACTTTTCAGCCGCTAAATATTGACGATCAATGATATACGCTGCGCCCCGTTTGGGATCTCAGACTTTGCCCCACCTCGTGCAGGGCTAGGACTTTCCATAACAGATTATGACCGTGGAGAGAGCCACTCTGCGACCCTCTAGAGTCATCCTCTAGAATGAAGCTACGGTGTGTCGGTGGTGCAGTAAATATGAACCACAGCCACCGTAATTGTCCCATTACGTCTTTGCGTATGACCCAGTCTTCCCACCGCCCGCCTGCTGCTACCGATACCCCTGCGCCAAATCAAACTGAGGACGACGCCCTCAAGCTGGCCTACGCCATTGCGGCCGCCGCCGATGAGCGTAAAGCAGGCAACATCACGATTCTCCAGGTGGGAGATGTGTCGTACTTAGCTGATTATTTTGTGGTGGCCACCGGCTTTTCGGCTGTTCAAGTGCGCGCCATTACCCGCTCCATTGAGGCCACTCTCGAAAGCGACCACAACCGCCGTCCCCTGCGGGTTGAAGGTCAGGGTGAGGGCAGCTGGATCGTCATGGACTATGGTGAAGTCATTGCCCATATCTTCATGCCCGAAGCCCGAGACTACTACGATCTAGAAGCGTTTTGGGGTCATGCTAACCAAATTCTCTACCAGCCCTCAGGCCAACACTTTAGCTCAGCCCAGTTCTAAAACTGAACTGGGATTACCGCTTCACCCTTGCGGCCATTGTTCGTTGAGACACAAATTCCCGGTCAGCGATTCCTATTGGTAGGCAATTCGTTTAGGCTATAGCTAGATTTGCGTGTTGTCGGTGGCCATGCCTCAACGATGTCCAGTACCGGCTGAGCAACAGCCCATCAACGAATATCAGGACGTGCGCGAGTCCTGGTTTTATGGCTGGGGCAGCCGAGATCTAACAGGCTACCTCAAACCCGTTGCGATTCTTTGGCTTGTAGGCTGGGTTGTGGCTGGGCCTATGGCTGCCGCCAGCTTTGCTCCAGCAAAACATCCCCTTTCCTTCGGCCTCAGTGGAGCATTGGGGGCTATGGTACTGCCCGTGCTGGCCCTCCTTCAGCTCTATGTGGGGTGGGCCCACGTGGGCGGACGCCTGCGGCAGACCACCGTACCCTACGAAGAGTCGGGCTGGTACGACGGTCAGCTCTGGGTCAAACCCGAAGAGGTCTCAAACCGCGATCGCCTGATCGTCGATTATGAGGTACAGCCCGTCCTCCAGCGCATTCGCCGCACGCTGGGAGTCATGGCCCTGCTGCTCGCCCTGGGGCTAATTGCCTGGCCCCTGGTATAGTTGTCATCGCCGCTACATCACCGTTGTACACCACCTCAGAGCGTCCCTATGACCAGCAGTCGGGTTAATCGCCACCAAACCAAAGAGCTAGAAATTCAGCTGCTGCGGGAGGGCATTGTAGAGGCTACCCACCTGGCCCACGTAGCAGTATGCGACGATCGAGGGCGCACCTTATCGGTGGCGGGCAATGGCGAGCTAGGTACCTTTATTCG
This sequence is a window from Leptolyngbya subtilissima AS-A7. Protein-coding genes within it:
- the rsfS gene encoding ribosome silencing factor, which codes for MTQSSHRPPAATDTPAPNQTEDDALKLAYAIAAAADERKAGNITILQVGDVSYLADYFVVATGFSAVQVRAITRSIEATLESDHNRRPLRVEGQGEGSWIVMDYGEVIAHIFMPEARDYYDLEAFWGHANQILYQPSGQHFSSAQF
- a CDS encoding CGLD27 family protein, which encodes MPQRCPVPAEQQPINEYQDVRESWFYGWGSRDLTGYLKPVAILWLVGWVVAGPMAAASFAPAKHPLSFGLSGALGAMVLPVLALLQLYVGWAHVGGRLRQTTVPYEESGWYDGQLWVKPEEVSNRDRLIVDYEVQPVLQRIRRTLGVMALLLALGLIAWPLV